The following are encoded together in the Montipora foliosa isolate CH-2021 chromosome 12, ASM3666993v2, whole genome shotgun sequence genome:
- the LOC137978871 gene encoding sphingolipid delta(4)-desaturase DES1-like: MGGQVSRNGFEWSYTAEPHASRRKEILAKYPQIKNLMGFDPHFKYHVLLLMVIQFGLAYAVRSMSWPFLFLVAYTIGGVINHALLLAIHEISHNLAFGHSRALHNRIFSLIANLPIGVPCAISFKKYHLEHHRYQGDEELDVDLPTEFEARMFFNTATKFVWVILQPFFYSLRPLFVYPQSPLPLELINLVLQFSFDALVAQHWGAKSLVFMIASSLLGMGLHPVAGHFISEHYMFTKGYETYSYYGPLNWVTFNVGYHNEHHDFPSVPGSRLPLVREIAPEYYRDLPHHDSWTKVIYDFITDPAIGPYARMKRKTIKTRRSGDKEK, from the exons ATGGGGGGACAAGTTTCGAGAAACGGTTTCGAGTGGTCTTACACCGCTGAACCACACGCTTCAAGAAGAAAAGAGATCTTAG CTAAGTACCCCCAGATTAAGAACTTGATGGGTTTTGATCCACACTTCAAGTACCATGTGCTGCTCTTAATGGTGATCCAGTTTGGACTGGCATATGCTGTGAGGAGTATGTCCTGGCCATTTCTGTTTCTGGTCGCATATACTATTGGGGGAGTGATCAACCATGCCTTGCTATTAGCAATCCACGAAATCTCCCACAACTTAGCCTTTGGTCATTCACGTGCACTTCACAATAGGATTTTTTCCTTGATAGCAAATCTTCCGATTGGTGTGCCATGTGCCATTTCCTTCAAAAAGTACCATTTGGAACACCACAGGTATCAGGGAGATGAAGAACTTGATGTAGACTTGCCAACAGAGTTTGAGGCACGCATGTTTTTCAACACAGCAACCAAATTTGTGTGGGTTATATTACAGCCGTTTTTCTATTCCTTGCGCCCATTGTTTGTTTACCCCCAAAGTCCTCTTCCTCTGGAACTCATTAATTTGGTGCTTCAGTTTAGTTTTGATGCCTTAGTTGCTCAACACTGGGGTGCCAAGTCTCTTGTGTTTATGATTGCCAGCTCCCTCCTGGGAATGGGCCTTCACCCCGTAGCTGGTCATTTTATTTCTGAACATTATATGTTTACGAAAGGTTATGAAACTTATTCCTACTATGGACCTTTGAACTGGGTTACCTTCAATGTTGGCTACCATAACGAGCATCATGACTTCCCAAGTGTTCCTGGCTCCAGACTTCCCTTAGTGAGAGAGATTGCACCTGAGTATTACAGGGATTTGCCGCATCATGACTCGTGGACCAAAGTAATCTATGACTTCATCACAGATCCAGCCATTGGTCCGTATGCCAGAATGAAGCGCAAGACAATTAAAACTAGGAGAAGTGGAGATAAGGAGAAATGA